In one window of Ruminococcus hominis DNA:
- a CDS encoding MarR family winged helix-turn-helix transcriptional regulator, whose amino-acid sequence MDNRKIINDVLVHLFNEILQLEEEAIITEEYKDITNNDMHIIEAVGLDGGNMSSIAAKLKVTVGSLTTSMNGLVNKGYTERKRGEKDRRVVNIYLTEKGRKAYHHHAEYHEQMTDAVMRQLNEEEIGVLVKTLNGLSEFFYQYEQKEKRN is encoded by the coding sequence GTGGATAACCGAAAGATAATAAACGATGTTCTTGTACATTTATTTAATGAGATATTGCAGCTGGAAGAAGAGGCAATTATTACAGAAGAATATAAAGATATCACCAATAATGATATGCACATCATTGAGGCGGTTGGACTTGACGGAGGAAATATGTCCTCTATTGCGGCAAAGTTAAAAGTAACAGTTGGTTCCTTGACGACTTCTATGAACGGGCTTGTAAATAAAGGATATACTGAACGAAAACGAGGAGAGAAGGATCGTCGTGTTGTAAATATTTATCTGACTGAAAAAGGAAGAAAAGCATATCATCATCATGCAGAATATCATGAGCAGATGACAGATGCAGTAATGAGACAATTAAATGAAGAAGAGATAGGAGTTCTTGTTAAAACATTAAATGGACTCAGTGAATTCTTCTATCAATACGAACAAAAAGAGAAGCGGAATTAA
- the accB gene encoding acetyl-CoA carboxylase biotin carboxyl carrier protein yields MDFEQIIELIDHVSASELSSFHYENGDIKISMKAGKKVVLGTNTTEKNVEPIILKDDTVTTGQQEKKVEPEGKIIKSPLVGTFYAAPAEDAPAFVSVGDTVKKGQVVAIVEAMKLMNDIESDFDGKIVEIYVENGDAVEYGQPLFCVE; encoded by the coding sequence ATGGATTTTGAACAGATTATAGAATTAATAGATCATGTCTCTGCTTCAGAATTGTCTTCTTTTCATTATGAAAATGGAGACATAAAGATTTCAATGAAGGCAGGGAAAAAAGTTGTATTAGGGACAAATACAACAGAAAAAAATGTAGAACCGATTATTTTAAAAGACGACACAGTAACAACAGGACAGCAAGAGAAGAAAGTAGAACCAGAAGGAAAAATCATTAAATCTCCACTGGTTGGAACATTCTATGCAGCCCCTGCCGAAGATGCACCTGCATTTGTAAGTGTTGGGGATACGGTAAAAAAAGGACAGGTCGTTGCGATTGTTGAGGCAATGAAGCTGATGAATGATATTGAAAGCGATTTTGATGGAAAAATAGTCGAAATTTATGTAGAAAATGGAGATGCGGTAGAATATGGACAGCCGTTATTTTGCGTTGAGTAG
- the glgD gene encoding glucose-1-phosphate adenylyltransferase subunit GlgD translates to MCDALGIINFSRSQVHVEGLQDYRSIGAFSFLGRYRMIDFPLSNMTNSGMDQIKVFLNKQPRSLVEHLGTGRHYNINSKRGHLHILFSEGERKNSLYDTDIATYLDNLSYIEESPFDYVIIAPSHMIFKQDFDELMNKHVESGADITLLYHTVDNANESFFNCDILNLNKQKGVLSIEKNRATAKNRNIFMDTYVMRKDLFIDLLKKGASHSALYTLPQVVNHACQDFDVRGISHRGYFAAVTDLKSYFDANLSLLDAKTRNLLFEEDWPIYTRTSDSCPTKYLETASARSSIISNGCTIEGDIENSIIGRGCNIKKGAVLKNCVVLPNVTIGEDVHAENLIIDKYAKLIHAKEVICTPEQPGYIKRSDCI, encoded by the coding sequence ATGTGTGACGCATTAGGAATCATTAATTTCTCCAGAAGTCAGGTTCACGTAGAAGGACTTCAGGATTACCGTTCAATCGGAGCATTTTCTTTCTTAGGAAGATATAGAATGATTGATTTTCCACTTTCAAATATGACAAACAGTGGAATGGATCAAATCAAAGTATTTCTTAACAAACAACCACGTTCTTTAGTAGAACACCTTGGTACAGGCCGTCATTATAATATCAATTCAAAACGTGGACATCTTCATATACTATTTTCTGAAGGTGAACGAAAGAATTCATTGTATGACACTGATATTGCAACATATTTAGATAACTTATCTTACATAGAAGAAAGTCCTTTTGACTACGTGATCATTGCTCCTAGCCACATGATATTTAAGCAGGATTTTGATGAGCTTATGAATAAACATGTTGAATCCGGAGCAGATATCACATTGCTTTATCATACAGTAGATAATGCAAATGAGAGCTTTTTCAATTGTGATATTTTAAATTTGAATAAACAAAAAGGTGTCCTTTCTATTGAAAAGAATCGTGCGACCGCAAAGAACCGCAATATTTTCATGGATACTTATGTTATGAGAAAAGATTTGTTCATCGATTTACTTAAGAAAGGGGCATCACATTCTGCATTGTATACACTTCCTCAGGTAGTTAATCATGCTTGCCAGGACTTTGATGTACGTGGAATTTCACATCGTGGATACTTTGCCGCTGTTACTGACTTAAAGAGTTATTTCGATGCAAATCTCTCTTTACTGGATGCAAAAACAAGAAATCTTCTTTTCGAAGAGGATTGGCCAATTTATACAAGAACTAGTGATTCTTGCCCAACAAAATATTTAGAAACAGCCAGTGCCCGCTCTTCTATCATCTCAAACGGATGTACTATTGAAGGAGATATTGAAAACAGCATTATCGGACGTGGATGTAATATTAAGAAAGGGGCTGTATTAAAGAACTGTGTTGTACTTCCAAATGTAACAATCGGTGAAGATGTACATGCAGAAAATCTGATCATTGATAAGTACGCTAAACTGATTCATGCAAAAGAAGTAATTTGCACACCGGAACAGCCTGGATATATTAAGAGAAGCGATTGTATCTAA
- a CDS encoding acetyl-CoA carboxylase biotin carboxylase subunit: MIQKLLIANRGEIAVRIIRACREMGIESVAVYSEADQESLHTQLADEAVCIGPSVSSESYLNMESIISAAMVTGADAIHPGFGFLSENAKFAQLCEQCGITFVGPNSSVIQCLGNKQEARNTMTRAGVPVIPGTDESVLDVETGLKEAERIGYPVIIKAALGGGGKGMRVAYSENEFTKAFQTAQKEAKMAFADETMYIEHFVEHPRHIEFQILADSKGNVIHLGERDCSIQRNHQKMIEESPSAAVSEELRKKMGEAAVKAAKAAHYENAGTIEFLLEKNEKFYFMEMNTRIQVEHPVTECVTGLDLIKEQIKIASGEPLSITQKDVKIQGHAIECRINAENPMKHFRPSPGQITELHLPGGQGIRVDTDIYSGYHISPYYDSMLAKLIVCGKTREDAIAKMQSALGEVIIEGIDTNVDYQFEILQNPDYQAGNFDIEFLNTHVIAGVNINEI; encoded by the coding sequence ATGATTCAGAAATTATTGATTGCCAACAGAGGAGAAATCGCGGTGCGTATTATTCGTGCATGCAGAGAAATGGGGATAGAGTCTGTAGCTGTTTATTCAGAGGCAGATCAGGAAAGCCTCCATACACAGCTGGCAGATGAAGCAGTCTGTATAGGACCGAGTGTTTCATCAGAGAGTTATTTAAATATGGAAAGTATTATCAGTGCGGCGATGGTGACAGGTGCAGATGCAATTCATCCTGGATTTGGATTTTTGTCTGAAAATGCAAAATTTGCTCAGTTGTGTGAACAATGTGGAATCACCTTTGTAGGGCCAAATTCTTCCGTAATTCAATGTCTTGGAAATAAGCAGGAAGCCAGAAACACAATGACACGTGCAGGTGTGCCTGTCATTCCGGGAACAGATGAGTCTGTGCTGGATGTGGAAACAGGATTAAAAGAGGCAGAAAGAATCGGTTATCCGGTTATTATCAAAGCAGCTCTTGGAGGCGGCGGAAAAGGAATGCGTGTTGCATATTCAGAAAATGAATTTACAAAAGCATTTCAGACAGCACAAAAGGAAGCAAAGATGGCATTTGCAGATGAAACCATGTATATAGAGCATTTTGTAGAACATCCGCGACACATTGAATTTCAGATTCTGGCTGATTCAAAAGGAAATGTAATTCATCTTGGAGAGCGTGATTGTTCTATCCAAAGAAATCATCAGAAGATGATAGAAGAATCTCCTTCGGCAGCGGTTTCTGAAGAATTAAGAAAGAAAATGGGAGAAGCAGCAGTGAAAGCAGCGAAAGCGGCTCATTATGAAAATGCCGGAACAATTGAATTCTTATTAGAGAAAAATGAAAAATTTTATTTTATGGAAATGAATACTCGTATACAAGTTGAACATCCGGTAACAGAGTGTGTGACAGGCTTGGATCTCATCAAAGAACAGATAAAAATCGCGTCAGGAGAACCACTTTCAATCACACAGAAAGATGTTAAAATCCAGGGACATGCAATTGAATGCAGAATCAATGCAGAAAATCCAATGAAACATTTTCGGCCTTCTCCGGGACAGATTACAGAGCTACATTTACCGGGAGGTCAGGGGATTCGTGTAGATACGGATATTTACAGTGGCTATCATATTTCACCATATTATGATTCCATGCTGGCAAAGTTAATTGTCTGCGGTAAAACGAGAGAAGATGCCATTGCGAAAATGCAGAGTGCTCTTGGCGAAGTTATTATAGAGGGAATTGATACAAATGTCGATTATCAGTTTGAGATACTACAAAATCCAGATTATCAGGCAGGTAATTTTGACATTGAATTTTTAAATACGCATGTAATTGCAGGAGTAAATATCAATGAAATTTAA
- the accD gene encoding acetyl-CoA carboxylase, carboxyltransferase subunit beta, protein MKFKHMFKRTAVKNDAVNEKKTRFSARKPEVPDGLMKKCNACKTAVFVEEVKQNNYICPHCQNYFRMHAYRRIQMIADPDSFEEWDKGLQTRNPLQFKGYEEKLDKLKEKTGLDEAVVTGKLNINGIPTVVAVCDGRFMMASMGEVVGEKITRAVEKATEEKLPIIIFACSGGARMQEGIVSLMQMAKTSAALKRHSDEGLLYISVLTDPTTGGVTASFAMLGDIILAEPGALIGFAGPRVIEQTIGQKLPEGFQRSEFLLEHGFIDAIVERKEMRSTLSKILDMHITKTEQNTEFVKNKEQMQTAAEKDLECQDKMSAWDHVQLARDKNRPTGKDYIQLLFSDFVEMHGDRLYRDDPAVIGGVAKFHGEPVTILVQEKGHGTKENIAHRFGMVSPEGYRKSLRLMKQAEKFNRPVICFVDTPGAFCGLEAEENGQGEAIARNLYELSGLKVPVLSVVIGEGGSGGALAFAVADEVWMMEHAIYSILSPEGFASILWKDSKRAKEAADVMKMTAQDLKSLGIIEQVIREEEPLTRENMMQLEDNMDEKINCFLKKYKALSKQELVQHRYKRFRNI, encoded by the coding sequence ATGAAATTTAAGCATATGTTTAAAAGAACTGCTGTGAAAAATGATGCAGTAAATGAGAAGAAAACCAGATTTTCAGCACGAAAACCAGAAGTACCGGATGGTTTGATGAAAAAATGTAATGCTTGTAAAACCGCAGTATTTGTAGAAGAGGTTAAGCAAAATAATTATATTTGTCCACATTGCCAGAACTATTTCCGTATGCATGCATATCGTAGAATTCAAATGATTGCAGATCCGGATAGTTTTGAGGAATGGGATAAAGGATTGCAGACAAGAAATCCGTTACAGTTTAAAGGCTATGAAGAAAAGCTGGATAAATTAAAAGAAAAAACAGGCCTGGATGAGGCTGTTGTTACAGGTAAATTAAATATTAACGGAATACCTACAGTAGTTGCTGTATGTGACGGTCGTTTTATGATGGCGAGTATGGGAGAAGTTGTGGGAGAAAAGATCACACGCGCGGTTGAGAAAGCGACAGAAGAAAAACTTCCGATTATTATTTTTGCATGTTCAGGAGGCGCCAGAATGCAAGAGGGGATTGTATCTTTGATGCAGATGGCAAAGACCTCAGCTGCATTAAAACGGCATAGTGATGAAGGTCTTTTATACATCAGTGTCCTGACAGATCCTACGACGGGTGGAGTGACAGCAAGCTTTGCAATGCTTGGAGATATTATTTTAGCAGAACCAGGTGCTTTGATTGGTTTTGCCGGGCCGCGCGTGATTGAGCAGACAATTGGGCAAAAGCTGCCGGAAGGATTTCAACGTTCAGAGTTTTTATTAGAGCATGGATTTATTGATGCAATCGTAGAGAGAAAAGAAATGCGCTCTACTTTATCAAAAATCTTAGATATGCATATAACAAAAACAGAACAAAATACTGAATTTGTAAAAAATAAAGAACAGATGCAAACGGCAGCGGAAAAAGACTTAGAATGTCAGGATAAAATGAGTGCATGGGATCATGTGCAGCTTGCAAGAGATAAAAACAGACCGACAGGAAAAGATTATATTCAACTACTTTTTTCAGATTTTGTGGAAATGCATGGAGACAGATTGTATCGAGATGATCCGGCGGTAATAGGAGGAGTTGCAAAATTCCATGGAGAGCCGGTAACGATATTAGTTCAGGAAAAAGGGCATGGCACAAAAGAAAATATTGCACACCGTTTTGGAATGGTGTCTCCGGAAGGATATAGAAAATCTCTTCGTTTAATGAAACAGGCTGAAAAATTTAACCGTCCGGTAATTTGTTTTGTTGATACACCGGGTGCGTTCTGTGGACTTGAAGCGGAAGAAAATGGACAAGGAGAAGCAATTGCCAGAAACTTATATGAATTGTCAGGATTGAAAGTTCCGGTATTATCTGTTGTAATCGGTGAAGGCGGAAGTGGTGGAGCTCTTGCATTTGCAGTCGCAGATGAAGTTTGGATGATGGAGCATGCAATTTATTCTATTTTATCACCGGAAGGCTTCGCTTCTATTTTGTGGAAGGACAGTAAACGAGCAAAAGAAGCGGCGGATGTGATGAAGATGACAGCACAGGATTTAAAATCTCTCGGAATTATTGAACAGGTTATCCGAGAAGAAGAACCGCTCACCAGAGAAAATATGATGCAGCTTGAAGATAACATGGATGAGAAAATAAATTGTTTTCTGAAAAAATATAAAGCATTGTCAAAACAAGAATTGGTTCAACACCGATATAAACGATTTCGCAATATCTAA
- a CDS encoding glucose-1-phosphate adenylyltransferase: protein MKQNNMLAMILAGGRGSRLHDLTNKVAKPAVSYGGKYRIIDFPLSNCANSGIDTVGVLTQYESILLNSYVAAGRRWGLDAKNSGVYVLPPREKADTDLDVYRGTADAISQNIDFINNYNPEYVLILSGDHIYKMNYAKMLDYHIKSNADATIAVIEVPMKEASRFGIMNANEDGRIVEFEEKPEHPKSNLASMGIYIFNWKLLRKMLQADMKDTNSSHDFGKDIIPQMLADEKRLFAYKFKGYWKDVGTIDSLWEANMDLLDPKNELDLNDPSWKIYTEDSTTLPHILGPNANINKAFITQGCDVDGEITNSVLFTSAKVATGAKVIDSVLMPGVVVEEGAVVTRALVADGVRIGKDAVVGSADSENIELVAKRIKGAE, encoded by the coding sequence ATGAAACAAAATAATATGCTTGCTATGATTTTAGCTGGTGGACGCGGCAGTCGTCTTCATGATCTGACAAACAAAGTCGCTAAGCCGGCAGTATCTTATGGGGGAAAGTACCGAATCATTGACTTTCCACTTAGTAACTGTGCGAACAGTGGAATCGATACTGTAGGAGTGCTTACCCAGTATGAATCAATTCTTTTGAATAGTTATGTTGCTGCTGGAAGACGTTGGGGTCTGGATGCAAAAAACAGTGGTGTTTATGTACTTCCACCACGTGAGAAAGCAGATACTGATCTGGATGTTTATCGTGGAACTGCAGATGCCATTTCACAGAACATTGATTTTATTAACAATTATAATCCGGAATATGTTCTTATCCTTTCCGGAGACCACATTTATAAGATGAATTATGCAAAGATGTTGGATTATCATATCAAATCCAATGCTGATGCTACAATTGCCGTTATTGAAGTTCCAATGAAAGAAGCCAGCCGTTTTGGTATTATGAACGCTAACGAAGACGGACGTATTGTTGAATTCGAAGAGAAACCAGAACATCCAAAGAGCAACCTTGCTTCTATGGGAATTTATATTTTCAACTGGAAACTGCTTCGTAAGATGTTGCAGGCTGATATGAAGGATACTAATTCGAGCCATGACTTCGGTAAAGATATCATTCCGCAGATGCTTGCAGATGAAAAACGTCTCTTTGCATATAAATTTAAAGGCTACTGGAAAGATGTAGGTACAATTGATTCTTTATGGGAAGCTAATATGGACTTACTCGATCCTAAGAATGAATTAGATCTCAATGATCCTTCATGGAAAATTTATACAGAGGATTCTACTACTCTTCCTCATATTTTAGGACCAAATGCTAACATTAACAAAGCATTTATTACTCAGGGATGTGATGTCGATGGTGAGATTACAAACTCTGTATTATTTACGAGTGCAAAAGTAGCAACCGGTGCAAAAGTTATTGACAGTGTACTGATGCCTGGTGTTGTTGTTGAAGAAGGTGCCGTTGTAACCCGTGCCCTTGTCGCAGATGGTGTCCGCATTGGTAAAGATGCCGTTGTTGGAAGCGCAGACAGCGAAAATATTGAACTTGTAGCAAAACGCATAAAGGGGGCAGAATAA
- the fabZ gene encoding 3-hydroxyacyl-ACP dehydratase FabZ, whose protein sequence is MNHLDVKQIEEIIPHRHPFLLVDYIEDYVPGEYAVGYKCVTFREDFFKGHFPQQPVMPGVLIVEALAQTGAVAILSQEENKGKIAFFGGIDKCRFKRKVVPGDKLRLETKIIKQKGPVGIGEAIATVDGKVAVKAELTFMIG, encoded by the coding sequence ATGAATCATTTAGATGTAAAACAGATTGAGGAAATCATTCCTCATCGACATCCATTTTTATTAGTGGATTATATTGAAGATTATGTACCGGGGGAATATGCTGTCGGATATAAATGCGTAACATTTCGTGAAGATTTTTTTAAAGGACATTTTCCACAGCAGCCGGTAATGCCAGGTGTCTTGATCGTAGAAGCACTGGCGCAGACCGGAGCAGTTGCAATTCTTTCGCAGGAAGAAAATAAAGGGAAGATTGCGTTCTTTGGAGGAATTGATAAATGCCGTTTTAAAAGAAAGGTCGTTCCGGGAGACAAGCTTCGTCTGGAAACAAAAATTATAAAACAAAAAGGACCGGTAGGTATTGGAGAAGCAATTGCGACTGTTGATGGAAAAGTTGCAGTAAAAGCAGAATTAACATTTATGATTGGATAA
- the fabF gene encoding beta-ketoacyl-ACP synthase II: MKRRVVVTGLGAITPIGNDVESFWSGIKAGHVGISEITRFDTTDYKVKIAAEVKDFSGKDILGFRTAKRMELFSQYAVVAAMEAVKDAGLDMEKEDPFRVGVIVGSGVGSLQAAEAGVEKILTKGPSRVDPLIVPKMITNMAAGNVSIAVGARGKCTNVATACATGTHCIGDAFRAIQYGDADVMLAGGTESSICPIGVAGFTSLTALSESNDPMRASIPFDKDRDGFVMGEGAGIVVLEELEHAVSRGAQILAEVVGYGATADAFHITSPAEDGSGAARAMVDAMKEADVKPEQIEYVNAHGTSTHHNDLFETRAVKVAFGDAASNLKINSTKSMIGHLLGAAGAVEFIVCVKSILDGFIHQTVGTQEVDEELDLNYMVGAPAEQEITYAMSNSLGFGGHNGSILIKKYEA; the protein is encoded by the coding sequence TGGAGTGGCATCAAAGCAGGACATGTTGGAATCAGTGAAATCACACGATTTGATACAACAGATTACAAAGTAAAAATAGCTGCGGAAGTAAAAGATTTTTCGGGAAAAGATATCCTTGGATTTAGAACAGCAAAGAGAATGGAATTGTTCTCGCAATATGCAGTTGTAGCAGCAATGGAAGCTGTAAAAGATGCAGGTCTTGATATGGAAAAAGAAGATCCGTTTCGTGTCGGCGTAATCGTTGGCTCCGGAGTGGGAAGCCTGCAGGCAGCAGAAGCCGGGGTGGAGAAAATCCTGACAAAAGGACCATCTAGAGTGGACCCGTTAATCGTTCCTAAAATGATTACAAATATGGCAGCAGGAAATGTATCTATCGCTGTAGGTGCACGTGGAAAATGTACAAATGTAGCAACAGCATGTGCGACAGGTACGCACTGTATTGGTGATGCATTTCGTGCAATCCAGTATGGCGATGCGGATGTGATGTTGGCAGGAGGAACAGAAAGTTCTATTTGTCCAATTGGGGTAGCTGGATTTACCAGCCTGACAGCATTGTCAGAAAGCAATGATCCAATGAGAGCATCAATTCCATTTGATAAAGACAGGGACGGATTTGTTATGGGCGAAGGTGCAGGAATTGTAGTTCTGGAGGAATTAGAGCATGCAGTTTCAAGAGGTGCACAAATTCTTGCAGAAGTTGTAGGATACGGTGCCACAGCAGATGCTTTCCACATTACATCACCGGCAGAAGATGGAAGCGGTGCAGCAAGGGCTATGGTGGACGCAATGAAAGAGGCAGATGTAAAGCCGGAACAGATTGAATACGTCAATGCACATGGTACAAGTACACACCATAATGATTTGTTTGAAACACGTGCAGTGAAAGTAGCTTTTGGTGATGCAGCATCAAATTTAAAAATCAATTCTACAAAGTCTATGATTGGCCATCTGCTCGGAGCAGCAGGAGCAGTAGAATTTATTGTCTGTGTAAAATCTATTTTAGACGGATTTATCCACCAGACAGTCGGAACTCAAGAAGTGGATGAGGAACTTGATTTGAATTATATGGTTGGAGCACCGGCAGAACAGGAAATTACATATGCAATGAGTAATTCACTTGGATTTGGCGGGCATAATGGAAGTATATTGATTAAAAAATATGAAGCATAA